The Vicia villosa cultivar HV-30 ecotype Madison, WI linkage group LG1, Vvil1.0, whole genome shotgun sequence genome includes a region encoding these proteins:
- the LOC131636694 gene encoding proline transporter 2-like: MDVEGRTSNANDNSLTHNPEHVQEKDIPNDSYDLSTAHTIDRDSWQQVGLMLVTGFNCGWIFSFSNLIMVPLGWTWGVILLFVVGFYTAYANWLLAAFHFIDGRRFIRYRDLMGFVYGKKMYHLTWISQFLTLLLENMGFILLGGKALKEINAEFSDSPLRLQYYIAITGAAYLIFSFSIPTLSSMRNWLGASAVITLAYIVFLLIVVVKDGKSNTNKDFTITGSKVNKVFNSFGAISAIIVTNTSGMLPEIQSTLRKPAVKNMRKALYSQFTVGILFYYGVTIIGYWAYGSMVSSYLPENLSGPRWINVIVNVIVFLQSIVSQHMFVAPIHEALDTRFLEIDKGMHSGKNFKRLFLLRICFYTRNTFVAAAFPFMGDFVNLLGSFSLVPLTFMFPSMLFLKIKGKGARIEKKAWHWINIIFSFLLTIATTISALRFIIDNIQKYQFFADA; the protein is encoded by the exons ATGGATGTGGAAGGAAGAACAAGCAATGCCAATGACAACTCTCTCACTCACAACCCCGAACATGTTCAAGAAAAGGATATCCCAAATGATAGTTATGACCTTTCTACTGCCCATACTATTGACCGAG ATTCGTGGCAACAAGTGGGGTTGATGTTGGTGACAGGCTTCAACTGTGGTTGGATATTCAGTTTCTCGAATTTGATTATGGTTCCACTTGGTTGGACTTGGGGTGTTATATTGCTTTTTGTTGTTGGATTCTACACAGCTTATGCTAATTGGCTCTTGGCAGCTTTTCATTTCATTGATGGACGTAGATTCATCAGATACAGAGATCTCATGGGATTTGTTTAtg GAAAGAAGATGTATCACCTCACATGGATTTCTCAGTTTCTGACCCTTCTTCTTGAAAACATGGGTTTCATCCTCCTTGGAGGCAAAGCACTGAAG GAAATCAACGCAGAATTCAGTGATTCTCCCTTAAGACTTCAATACTACATAGCGATCACCGGAGCAGCATATCTCATATTTTCCTTCTCCATTCCAACATTATCCTCAATGAGAAACTGGCTAGGAGCTTCTGCAGTCATCACCCTCGCTTACATAGTATTTCTTCTCATTGTTGTTGTCAAAGATGGTAAATCAAATACCAACAAAGATTTCACCATCACCGGAAGCAAAGTGAACAAGGTATTCAATAGCTTTGGTGCTATTTCTGCAATCATTGTTACAAACACCAGTGGCATGCTTCCTGAAATACAGTCAACTTTACGTAAACCAGCGGTAAAGAACATGAGAAAAGCCTTGTACTCACAATTTACAGTGGGAATCTTGTTCTACTATGGTGTTACTATAATTGGATATTGGGCTTATGGATCAATGGTATCTTCTTATCTTCCCGAAAACTTAAGTGGACCAAGATGGATCAATGTCATTGTTAACGTCATCGTTTTTCTACAATCCATAGTTTCTCAACAT ATGTTTGTGGCACCGATTCACGAGGCTTTGGACACTAGATTTCTTGAAATCGACAAGGGTATGCATTCGGGAAAGAATTTTAAACGTTTATTTCTACTACGCATCTGCTTCTATACCAGAAACACATTCGTTGCTGCTGCATTTCCTTTTATGGGTGACTTTGTAAATTTGCTTGGCTCATTTTCACTTGTTCCCCTCACTTTCATGTTCCCAAGCATGCTCTTTCTTAAG ATAAAGGGAAAGGGAGCTAGAATTGAGAAGAAGGCATGGCATTGGATCAACATTATATTTTCATTTCTACTTACAATAGCAACAACAATTTCAGCTCTTCGGTTCATAATCGACAACATCCAAAAGTATCAATTCTTTGCTGATGCATGA